A region of Chitinophaga horti DNA encodes the following proteins:
- the nth gene encoding endonuclease III, translated as MTKKERFAYVISYFEQHAPNAETELIYDNPYQLLVAVILSAQCTDKRVNMTTPAIFDQYPDVYSLSKATFDDLFPLVRSISYPNNKTKHLIGMANMVVDDFGGEIPSTVPELVKLPGVGRKTANVITSVVHHQPNMAVDTHVFRVSARLGLTTNATTPLQTEMQLLKYIPKEKVHVAHHWLILHGRYICLARSPKCEECGLRPVCKYYQSIIRGNQLSLPKY; from the coding sequence ATGACCAAAAAAGAACGTTTCGCGTATGTAATCAGCTATTTCGAGCAACATGCTCCGAATGCTGAAACGGAACTGATATACGATAATCCTTATCAATTACTCGTTGCCGTTATACTCTCGGCCCAATGCACCGACAAACGGGTGAACATGACCACACCGGCCATTTTTGACCAGTACCCGGATGTATATTCACTCAGCAAAGCCACGTTCGACGATCTCTTTCCACTCGTCAGGAGCATATCTTATCCGAATAATAAAACCAAACACCTGATCGGCATGGCCAACATGGTGGTCGATGACTTTGGCGGAGAGATTCCGTCAACCGTACCAGAGCTGGTAAAACTCCCGGGCGTTGGGCGCAAAACGGCAAACGTTATCACATCCGTGGTGCATCATCAACCCAACATGGCGGTGGACACCCACGTATTCCGCGTATCGGCCAGGCTTGGTCTGACCACGAACGCAACTACGCCGTTACAAACAGAAATGCAGCTGCTCAAATATATTCCGAAAGAGAAAGTGCATGTGGCGCATCACTGGCTGATACTGCACGGTCGCTACATATGCCTGGCGCGCAGTCCGAAATGTGAGGAGTGCGGGTTGAGACCGGTTTGTAAATACTACCAATCAATCATCCGCGGAAACCAGCTGAGTTTACCGAAGTACTGA
- a CDS encoding nucleoside permease — protein MKSITRIQLSFMMFLEFFIWGAWFVTLGTFLGKNLAATGLESASVFSTQSYGAIIAPFIIGLIADKYFNAERILGILHLIGAALMFMMYKSESVATFYPYVFGYMVGYMPTLALVNSVSFRQMKDPEKEFSNIRVWGTVGWILAGLSISYLFHWDSEEAIRAGALKNTFAMAGIASLILGLYSFTLPKTPPIKDGKKNDSIASLLGLDAIKLLANRNFLIFFVSAILICIPLAFYYQNAHPFLEETGLPNVTGKMAIGQISEALFILALPVFFKRFGFKKTILVGMLAWAVRYTLFAYGNSGELAFMLILGIALHGICYDFFFVSGQIYTDQQAGEQYKSAAQGLVTLATYGVGMLIGFWIAGIISDTYKEAANKWQMIWMIPAGIALVVAILFTLLFRDTKKQAA, from the coding sequence ATGAAGTCAATTACGAGAATACAGTTGTCGTTTATGATGTTCCTGGAGTTTTTTATCTGGGGCGCGTGGTTCGTTACATTAGGTACATTTTTAGGCAAGAACCTGGCAGCAACCGGTTTGGAATCGGCCAGTGTGTTTTCGACCCAATCATATGGTGCGATCATCGCTCCTTTCATTATTGGTTTGATCGCGGATAAATATTTCAATGCAGAAAGGATTCTGGGCATCCTTCACCTGATAGGTGCTGCGCTGATGTTCATGATGTACAAATCTGAAAGCGTAGCTACTTTTTATCCTTATGTATTTGGATACATGGTAGGCTACATGCCAACACTAGCGCTTGTTAACTCTGTTTCTTTCCGCCAGATGAAAGATCCGGAGAAAGAGTTTTCCAATATTCGTGTATGGGGCACCGTTGGTTGGATCCTTGCAGGTCTTTCTATCAGCTACCTGTTCCATTGGGATTCAGAAGAAGCAATCAGAGCCGGTGCATTGAAAAACACCTTTGCCATGGCCGGTATCGCATCATTGATCCTGGGCCTGTACAGCTTTACCCTCCCCAAAACACCACCGATCAAAGACGGGAAAAAGAACGACAGCATTGCTTCCCTGCTTGGCCTGGATGCTATCAAACTGCTCGCGAACAGGAACTTCCTGATCTTCTTCGTATCCGCCATCCTGATCTGTATTCCGTTGGCTTTCTACTACCAGAACGCGCACCCTTTCCTCGAGGAAACCGGTTTGCCCAATGTGACTGGTAAAATGGCTATTGGCCAGATATCCGAAGCACTGTTCATCCTCGCTTTACCTGTTTTCTTTAAGCGTTTCGGCTTCAAGAAAACGATTCTGGTGGGTATGCTGGCCTGGGCGGTACGTTACACCCTGTTTGCTTATGGCAACTCCGGCGAACTGGCGTTTATGCTCATTCTCGGTATTGCTTTACACGGTATCTGTTATGACTTCTTCTTCGTTTCCGGCCAGATCTATACCGATCAGCAGGCGGGCGAACAATATAAAAGTGCTGCACAGGGCCTGGTAACGCTGGCCACCTATGGTGTAGGCATGCTCATCGGGTTCTGGATCGCAGGTATTATCAGCGATACTTACAAAGAGGCGGCTAACAAATGGCAGATGATCTGGATGATACCTGCAGGCATTGCGCTTGTTGTGGCCATCTTATTCACCTTGCTGTTCCGCGACACTAAAAAACAGGCGGCGTAA
- a CDS encoding Gfo/Idh/MocA family protein, which yields MQRIAMLGSGFIGRFYADSLQGQRSRDKIVSIYSRREESAKKFAEDYQVDHWTTDMETSIAHPDVTVVCISLPNNLHEAAVNLCCKHKKAVICTKPLGRNAEEAKRMLEAVEKAGIFHGYLEDLVYTPKFLKALQSVKSGALGRILWAKSRETHPGPHSEWFWDKEQAGGGCILDLGCHCVEIARSFIGKDIKPVEVMCWADTQVKPIDAEDHAIGLVKYENGAIGQFEVSWTFRGGLDLRDEVMGSEGTIWLNSFLRTGFDMFTTGKGAEYVAEKAESNTGWLFPVGDELNELGYNHMFADMFRAMEEGREPAESFYDGYVVNAVLDAAYRSAASKQWEPVKLDVWRGQEGVEKMRPQTDYNEQYYLIKEETTHYGAKKLILKDKKTGQIVEQTI from the coding sequence ATGCAACGTATTGCCATGTTAGGCTCGGGCTTCATAGGCCGTTTTTACGCTGATTCGCTGCAGGGACAGCGGAGCCGCGACAAAATTGTAAGCATCTATTCCCGCCGCGAAGAAAGCGCTAAAAAGTTCGCGGAAGACTACCAGGTAGATCATTGGACCACCGACATGGAAACCTCGATCGCACATCCGGATGTAACCGTTGTATGTATCTCGCTGCCCAACAACCTGCACGAAGCGGCCGTTAACCTTTGCTGTAAACACAAAAAAGCAGTGATCTGCACCAAACCTTTGGGGCGTAATGCAGAAGAGGCTAAACGTATGTTAGAAGCCGTAGAAAAGGCCGGCATCTTCCACGGTTACCTGGAAGACCTGGTGTATACACCGAAGTTCCTGAAAGCCCTGCAAAGCGTGAAGAGCGGCGCTTTAGGCCGCATCCTGTGGGCAAAAAGCCGTGAAACACATCCTGGCCCCCACAGCGAATGGTTTTGGGATAAGGAGCAGGCAGGCGGTGGCTGTATTCTCGACCTTGGCTGTCATTGTGTGGAAATCGCGCGCAGTTTTATCGGCAAAGACATCAAACCGGTAGAAGTAATGTGCTGGGCCGATACCCAGGTAAAACCTATCGATGCGGAAGATCATGCGATCGGCTTAGTTAAATACGAGAACGGCGCCATCGGTCAGTTTGAAGTAAGCTGGACTTTCCGCGGCGGCCTCGATCTGCGCGATGAAGTGATGGGTTCCGAGGGCACAATCTGGTTAAACAGTTTCCTGCGTACTGGTTTTGATATGTTTACTACCGGCAAAGGCGCCGAGTATGTAGCAGAGAAGGCAGAAAGCAACACCGGTTGGTTATTCCCCGTAGGTGATGAACTGAACGAACTGGGCTACAATCATATGTTTGCGGATATGTTCCGTGCGATGGAAGAAGGCCGTGAGCCGGCAGAATCTTTCTACGACGGATACGTGGTAAACGCGGTTTTGGACGCCGCCTACAGATCGGCTGCGAGCAAGCAATGGGAGCCTGTAAAACTGGATGTATGGCGCGGACAGGAAGGTGTGGAGAAGATGCGCCCGCAAACGGATTACAACGAACAATATTACCTGATCAAAGAAGAGACGACGCACTACGGCGCTAAAAAACTCATCTTAAAAGATAAGAAAACCGGGCAGATCGTCGAGCAGACTATCTAG
- a CDS encoding DUF6134 family protein: MNKMILLKTLFCFLLPLVAGAQSFKYEVLFNNKVVGDIKVNQRVNGTNRSVTLESRVKIKLIASISVDTDIANEYEGNVLVKAKAVRLGNDSKETTTQKQANDYKVVRQGKAATLPEAKIIYAVTDLYITEPKTAKFVYSETLGKLLPVRPLGQEKYEISMPDGKKNIYRYSGGKLAEAEVNHVIGKAIFRRVEG, encoded by the coding sequence ATGAATAAGATGATCCTGCTCAAAACCCTTTTCTGTTTCCTGTTGCCACTGGTCGCAGGCGCACAATCTTTTAAGTACGAGGTACTCTTCAACAACAAAGTGGTGGGCGATATCAAGGTGAACCAACGTGTAAATGGGACCAACCGCTCCGTTACGCTGGAGAGCCGCGTAAAAATCAAATTAATTGCCAGTATCAGCGTCGATACGGACATCGCGAATGAATACGAAGGGAATGTGCTGGTGAAGGCAAAAGCGGTGCGATTGGGAAACGATAGCAAAGAAACGACTACGCAGAAGCAGGCAAATGACTATAAAGTCGTTCGTCAGGGCAAAGCCGCCACGTTACCCGAGGCGAAAATCATTTATGCCGTAACCGATTTGTATATTACCGAACCTAAGACCGCGAAATTCGTTTACTCCGAAACACTGGGTAAGCTACTGCCGGTACGGCCATTAGGTCAGGAGAAATATGAAATATCTATGCCCGACGGCAAGAAGAATATTTACCGCTACTCGGGAGGAAAGCTTGCCGAAGCCGAGGTAAACCACGTCATCGGCAAGGCGATCTTCCGCAGAGTGGAAGGCTAG
- a CDS encoding 2-oxoacid:acceptor oxidoreductase subunit alpha, giving the protein MSNTSIQQVEDVVIKFAGDSGDGMQLTGSQFSNNTALVGNDLSTFPDFPAEIRAPQGTLAGVSGFQLHFSSNRIFTPGDACDVLVAMNAAALKANLKGLKKGGIIIANTDGFDSKNLRLANYPDGVNPLEDDSLKAYELHTIDVTKLTREALKETTLGMKEKDRAKNMFVLGFIYWLYNRNMESTENFLRDKFGKKPEILESNLKVLHAGYNFGDTVEAFTTRYVVEKARMEAGTYRSITGNTALSYGLIAAAQKAKLPIFLGTYPITPASDILHELSRYKNFGVRTFQAEDEIAGITSAIGASYGGHIGITTTSGPGMALKGEAMGLATMLEIPLVIVDIQRGGPSTGLPTKTEQSDLLQAYYGRNGECPMPVISASTPSDCFEVAFEAVRLALKHMTPVILLSDGYIANGAEPWRFPKSADLPEIPVTFKTGLEEGEEHFYPYERDENLVRPWAVPGTPGLEHRIGGLEKQNITGNVSYDPENHQLMVKIRQEKVDRIADHIPLQKIELGPEKGKVLVLGWGSTYGAIKSAVLELLDEGHEVAHAHLRHLRPFPKNLAEILHSYDQVLIPEINNGQLIRIIRDEFLINAQGYNKIMGVPITKSELVIRIKEMLA; this is encoded by the coding sequence ATGTCAAATACATCCATACAACAGGTAGAAGACGTTGTAATCAAATTTGCAGGCGATAGTGGTGATGGTATGCAGTTGACTGGTAGCCAGTTTTCGAATAATACAGCACTCGTTGGAAACGACCTGAGTACGTTTCCCGACTTCCCTGCAGAGATACGCGCCCCGCAAGGTACACTTGCCGGTGTGAGCGGATTCCAGCTGCACTTCTCCTCTAACCGCATATTTACGCCGGGAGACGCCTGCGACGTATTAGTGGCCATGAACGCAGCTGCTCTTAAGGCTAATCTTAAAGGCTTAAAAAAGGGCGGCATTATCATCGCGAACACCGATGGCTTCGATTCTAAGAACCTGCGTCTCGCTAATTATCCCGATGGTGTTAATCCGTTGGAAGACGATTCGCTGAAGGCTTACGAGCTGCATACGATCGACGTTACCAAACTTACCCGCGAAGCCCTGAAGGAAACTACTTTGGGCATGAAGGAAAAAGACCGTGCGAAAAACATGTTCGTGCTCGGCTTTATCTACTGGCTGTACAACCGTAATATGGAAAGTACAGAAAACTTTCTCCGCGATAAATTCGGTAAGAAACCAGAGATACTGGAAAGTAACCTGAAGGTGCTGCACGCCGGTTATAACTTTGGCGATACGGTAGAAGCTTTTACTACGCGTTACGTCGTAGAAAAGGCGCGCATGGAGGCTGGTACCTACCGCAGCATTACCGGTAACACGGCGCTGTCATACGGCCTCATCGCCGCGGCGCAAAAAGCCAAGTTGCCTATCTTCCTCGGTACTTATCCCATCACGCCGGCATCCGACATCCTGCACGAACTGAGCCGCTATAAAAACTTCGGCGTGCGTACGTTCCAGGCGGAAGACGAAATTGCCGGTATTACTTCCGCGATCGGTGCGTCTTATGGTGGCCATATTGGTATTACTACGACCTCTGGTCCGGGTATGGCGCTGAAAGGAGAAGCAATGGGCCTGGCAACGATGCTTGAAATTCCTTTGGTGATCGTAGATATTCAACGTGGCGGCCCGTCCACCGGTTTGCCTACTAAAACAGAACAATCGGACCTGCTGCAGGCTTACTACGGCAGGAACGGCGAGTGCCCGATGCCTGTCATCTCCGCCTCTACGCCCTCTGACTGTTTCGAAGTGGCTTTTGAAGCGGTGCGCCTTGCACTGAAACATATGACGCCAGTGATCTTGCTGAGCGACGGTTATATCGCGAATGGCGCCGAACCATGGCGCTTCCCGAAAAGTGCCGATCTGCCGGAGATCCCGGTTACATTCAAAACGGGTCTCGAAGAAGGAGAGGAACACTTCTATCCCTACGAGCGTGATGAAAACCTGGTACGTCCATGGGCGGTACCCGGCACACCCGGACTCGAACACCGTATCGGTGGTCTTGAAAAACAAAATATTACCGGTAACGTAAGTTATGATCCTGAGAACCACCAGTTGATGGTGAAGATCCGCCAGGAGAAAGTAGACCGCATCGCCGATCATATTCCTTTGCAGAAAATAGAGCTGGGTCCTGAAAAAGGTAAGGTGCTCGTGTTAGGCTGGGGTTCCACTTATGGTGCGATCAAAAGTGCCGTACTGGAACTGCTCGACGAAGGTCATGAGGTAGCACACGCACACCTTCGTCACCTGCGTCCGTTTCCGAAAAACCTCGCAGAGATCCTGCATAGCTACGACCAGGTGCTGATCCCGGAAATCAATAACGGTCAACTGATCCGTATTATCCGCGACGAGTTCCTCATCAATGCGCAAGGTTATAATAAGATTATGGGCGTGCCGATCACGAAAAGTGAGCTGGTGATCCGTATCAAAGAAATGCTGGCCTAA
- a CDS encoding carboxypeptidase-like regulatory domain-containing protein, with amino-acid sequence MKRTKLSMLAIAAVAFGAFAFKSFDGGAISGKVTPADGATEAWAVAGADTLKAAISDGAFSFSNAKAGTYTIIVDGKDPYKDATITDVKVEDGKATDLGDIKLEQ; translated from the coding sequence ATGAAAAGGACAAAACTGAGCATGTTAGCGATAGCCGCCGTTGCATTTGGTGCGTTTGCATTTAAAAGCTTTGATGGTGGTGCTATTTCCGGTAAAGTAACACCAGCCGACGGTGCAACCGAAGCCTGGGCTGTTGCTGGCGCTGACACGCTGAAGGCAGCCATTTCTGATGGAGCATTTTCATTCTCCAACGCTAAAGCCGGCACCTATACTATTATAGTAGATGGTAAAGATCCGTACAAAGATGCTACGATCACTGATGTGAAAGTAGAAGACGGTAAAGCCACCGACCTTGGCGATATTAAATTAGAGCAATAG
- a CDS encoding 2'-5' RNA ligase family protein has product MNFERNERPRKYSPDSNREQEPNQNREGGFNSQSDFNKDGDRGFNRGERDVNRFNNDRDRDGGYGRDRDGGGGGYRPRDNNGGGYGGGRDGGGYSGGGGGYRDRDGGGGYGGGGGFRDRDGGGGYGGGNREGGGGYGNREGGGGYGNREGGGGGFRDRDGGYGGGGGFRDRDGGGGYGGGGNRGGGGYGGGGGYRDRDGGGGYGGGGNRGGGGYGGGGNRGGGGYGGNNRGGGGYGGGGNRGGGGYGGGNRGGGGYGGGNRGGGGGFQRRPGGFGGPREPRVDNKIYFIALLPTAEVGKEIIKIKQEFAENYGPMYALKVLPHITLQVPFTADPALERSFCDELTEFAKTQAPFEVSLNGFGTFPNKQNRVLFINVEKSETMSAMHRQLINFLRKEFGFSTMLARTGFTPHVTVAFKDLDDEQFEKAWPEYENKEYQATFKVSNLYFLRHNGKSWEVLQKCKLGGA; this is encoded by the coding sequence ATGAACTTTGAGAGAAATGAACGCCCCCGAAAGTATTCTCCTGATTCCAACAGAGAGCAAGAACCCAACCAAAACCGGGAAGGTGGCTTTAACAGTCAATCCGATTTTAACAAGGATGGTGACCGCGGTTTTAACCGGGGCGAAAGAGATGTAAACCGTTTCAACAATGATCGTGACCGCGACGGCGGTTATGGACGCGATCGGGACGGTGGCGGCGGCGGATATCGTCCGCGCGACAATAATGGTGGTGGTTACGGCGGCGGCCGTGACGGTGGCGGCTACAGCGGCGGCGGCGGTGGTTACCGCGATCGCGATGGTGGCGGCGGCTATGGTGGTGGCGGTGGATTCCGCGACCGCGATGGTGGCGGCGGCTATGGCGGCGGCAACCGCGAAGGCGGCGGTGGCTACGGTAACCGTGAAGGCGGTGGTGGCTACGGCAACCGCGAAGGCGGTGGCGGCGGATTCCGCGATCGCGATGGCGGCTACGGCGGCGGCGGTGGATTCCGCGATCGTGACGGCGGTGGTGGCTATGGCGGCGGTGGAAACCGCGGCGGTGGCGGCTACGGCGGCGGTGGTGGATACCGTGATCGTGACGGAGGCGGTGGCTATGGCGGCGGTGGTAATCGCGGCGGTGGTGGCTACGGCGGCGGCGGCAATCGCGGCGGTGGCGGCTATGGTGGCAATAACCGCGGTGGCGGTGGTTACGGCGGCGGTGGAAATCGCGGTGGTGGCGGTTACGGCGGTGGAAACCGTGGCGGTGGCGGCTATGGCGGTGGTAATCGCGGCGGCGGTGGCGGCTTTCAACGCAGACCAGGCGGCTTTGGCGGTCCCCGTGAACCAAGAGTCGATAACAAGATTTACTTTATCGCCCTGCTCCCAACTGCAGAAGTAGGTAAAGAGATCATCAAAATAAAACAGGAATTTGCTGAGAACTATGGTCCGATGTACGCGCTGAAAGTACTGCCGCACATCACGCTCCAGGTTCCTTTCACAGCCGATCCGGCCCTCGAAAGATCCTTCTGCGACGAACTCACAGAGTTCGCTAAAACACAGGCGCCTTTCGAAGTAAGCCTCAATGGCTTCGGTACTTTCCCGAACAAACAAAACCGTGTACTCTTCATCAATGTTGAGAAAAGCGAAACCATGAGCGCTATGCATCGTCAGCTGATCAACTTCCTGCGTAAGGAATTTGGCTTCAGCACCATGCTCGCACGCACCGGCTTCACTCCACACGTAACCGTGGCCTTCAAAGACCTCGACGACGAACAGTTCGAAAAGGCTTGGCCCGAATACGAAAACAAAGAGTACCAGGCTACTTTCAAAGTAAGCAACCTGTACTTCCTCCGTCACAACGGTAAATCATGGGAAGTACTGCAGAAATGCAAACTTGGCGGCGCTTAA
- the kynU gene encoding kynureninase, whose protein sequence is MIFKRDMQSFEASIAYARQQDEQDELRGFRNEFFFPQYNGKDAIYFCGNSLGLQPKGVQAAIEQELADWRQVAVEGYWKAKNPWLFYHQQFSKTLGNIVGAKETEVSVMNTLTVNLHLMMTSFYRPTETRYKILVEKGAFPSDQYAVETQARHHGLNPDSTIVEISPRTGESILRTEDILQIINEQNTSIALILLGGIHYYTGQLMDMQSITTAAHKVGAIAGFDLAHVVGNVPLKLHEWEVDFAVWCSYKYLNGGPGAVGGAFVHEKHASDKNYPRFGGWWGTEESTRFRMEKGFIPKAEASGWQQSTAQVFNMVALKASLELFNAAGINRLREKSIRLTNYLEFLLEQIKGIDLEIITPKNCNERGAQLSLLFKEKGKEIHQRMTEAGIVVDWREPGVIRVSPAPMYNSYEDVFHFYEIVEKIASKRF, encoded by the coding sequence ATGATTTTTAAGAGAGATATGCAATCATTTGAAGCATCAATAGCATACGCCAGGCAACAAGACGAGCAGGATGAGTTGAGAGGGTTTCGGAATGAGTTCTTCTTCCCGCAGTATAATGGAAAAGACGCAATTTATTTTTGCGGAAATTCGCTGGGGTTGCAACCCAAAGGGGTTCAGGCGGCTATAGAACAGGAACTGGCCGATTGGCGGCAAGTAGCGGTAGAGGGATATTGGAAAGCAAAAAATCCCTGGTTATTCTACCATCAACAATTTAGTAAGACATTAGGAAATATAGTAGGCGCGAAGGAAACCGAGGTATCAGTTATGAATACCCTTACCGTGAACCTTCACCTTATGATGACCAGCTTCTACAGGCCTACCGAAACAAGGTACAAGATCTTGGTAGAAAAAGGGGCCTTCCCAAGTGATCAGTATGCGGTGGAAACCCAGGCGAGGCATCATGGCCTTAATCCGGACAGTACAATTGTCGAGATTTCGCCCCGTACGGGAGAAAGTATCCTGAGAACGGAGGATATTTTGCAAATTATTAACGAACAGAATACTAGTATTGCGTTAATATTGCTGGGAGGAATACATTATTACACCGGTCAATTAATGGATATGCAGTCGATTACGACTGCAGCACATAAAGTTGGTGCAATAGCAGGTTTTGACCTGGCGCACGTAGTTGGTAATGTTCCACTAAAGTTACATGAATGGGAAGTGGACTTTGCTGTATGGTGTTCTTATAAGTATCTGAATGGAGGTCCGGGTGCCGTTGGCGGCGCCTTTGTACACGAAAAACACGCGTCGGACAAAAACTATCCACGGTTTGGCGGTTGGTGGGGCACAGAAGAAAGCACTCGCTTCCGCATGGAAAAAGGATTTATCCCTAAAGCCGAAGCCTCAGGATGGCAGCAAAGCACTGCCCAGGTATTCAATATGGTAGCGTTAAAAGCTTCGCTGGAATTGTTTAATGCAGCAGGTATTAACAGGTTACGGGAAAAGAGCATCAGGTTAACCAACTACCTCGAATTTCTCCTGGAACAAATTAAAGGAATAGACTTAGAAATAATTACACCTAAAAATTGTAATGAAAGAGGTGCCCAGTTATCCTTGCTCTTTAAAGAAAAAGGAAAAGAGATCCATCAACGGATGACCGAGGCCGGTATCGTAGTCGACTGGAGAGAGCCCGGTGTCATACGGGTATCGCCGGCACCTATGTATAACTCTTATGAAGATGTCTTTCATTTTTATGAAATCGTCGAAAAAATTGCTTCAAAACGTTTTTAA
- a CDS encoding TIGR00266 family protein has product MPQNHEIDYRIFGEEMQIVEIELDPQETVIAESGSFMMMDQEIQMTTMFGDGSQANQGFFGKLMSAGKRLLTGESLFITAFTNAGYGKKKVSFASPYPGKIIPMDLSLLGNKVICQKDAFLCAAKGVAVGIEFQRKLGTGIFGGEGFIMQKLEGDGLAFVHAGGMVVERELAPGEVLKLDTGCLVAYTQNIDFDIEFVRGVKNMVFGGEGLFFAVLRGPGKIWVQSLPISRLASRVLAYGSPGGRKEEGSILGGLGNLLDGD; this is encoded by the coding sequence ATGCCGCAAAACCACGAAATTGATTATCGCATCTTCGGGGAAGAAATGCAAATCGTTGAAATTGAATTAGATCCGCAGGAAACCGTGATCGCAGAGAGTGGTAGTTTCATGATGATGGACCAGGAAATCCAGATGACAACCATGTTTGGTGACGGTTCACAGGCTAACCAGGGCTTTTTCGGGAAGCTAATGAGCGCCGGTAAAAGGCTGCTGACGGGCGAAAGTTTATTTATCACTGCATTTACTAATGCCGGCTACGGCAAAAAGAAGGTGAGCTTTGCTTCCCCTTATCCGGGTAAAATCATTCCGATGGACCTGTCCCTGCTGGGGAACAAGGTAATTTGCCAGAAGGATGCGTTTCTCTGCGCTGCTAAAGGAGTGGCCGTGGGTATCGAGTTTCAGCGTAAGCTGGGTACCGGTATTTTCGGTGGCGAGGGTTTCATTATGCAGAAGCTGGAGGGTGACGGTCTGGCCTTTGTGCACGCAGGTGGCATGGTGGTTGAAAGAGAACTGGCCCCCGGCGAGGTATTGAAGTTGGATACCGGTTGTTTGGTGGCTTATACACAAAACATCGATTTTGACATAGAGTTTGTAAGAGGAGTAAAGAATATGGTTTTTGGTGGCGAAGGGTTGTTCTTTGCCGTGCTGAGAGGCCCCGGAAAGATATGGGTACAGTCATTGCCGATCAGCCGTTTGGCGAGCAGAGTATTAGCTTATGGTTCGCCGGGCGGTCGTAAAGAAGAGGGCAGCATACTGGGCGGGCTGGGCAATCTGCTGGATGGGGACTGA
- a CDS encoding type I restriction endonuclease: MDFKDVIRQLGERALKIKDAVLTEEATKNAFIMPFIQALGYDVFNPAEVTPEFVADLGIKQGEKVDYAVFKDQKLIMLIECKWHRHALDVFNSQLFRYFHTTNAKFGLLTNGFEYRFYTDLQEPNKMDEKPFFTFNITDIRDNQIEELKKFHKAYYDLETIVTTASELKYTNELRALIHAELNNPSENFVRHFARQIYGGVLTAKVTDQFSQLTKKSVQHYINDLITDRLKTALTSETPGPAPTGDGELVAEIKDAKVVTTAEELEAFYIIKSILRHKIDGERIVYRDAQSYFAVLLDDNNRKTICRLYLSGSKKHIGLMDENKKETKHEIRKIDDIYKLDVSLTKAIDRFEASVGQAEV, translated from the coding sequence ATGGACTTCAAAGATGTTATTAGGCAATTAGGAGAGCGCGCGCTAAAAATCAAAGACGCTGTGCTTACAGAAGAAGCCACAAAAAACGCATTCATCATGCCCTTTATTCAGGCCCTCGGGTATGATGTATTTAATCCTGCAGAAGTTACTCCTGAATTTGTCGCCGATTTAGGAATTAAGCAAGGTGAAAAGGTTGACTACGCAGTGTTTAAAGACCAGAAGCTGATTATGCTTATAGAATGCAAATGGCATCGCCATGCCCTGGACGTGTTCAACTCACAACTGTTTAGATATTTTCATACGACCAATGCGAAGTTCGGCTTGTTGACAAATGGTTTCGAGTATCGTTTCTATACAGATTTGCAAGAACCAAATAAGATGGATGAAAAGCCTTTCTTCACATTCAATATTACCGATATCCGCGACAACCAGATAGAGGAACTTAAAAAATTCCACAAGGCCTATTATGATCTGGAAACTATCGTTACCACGGCAAGCGAGCTTAAGTACACTAATGAATTAAGAGCACTAATTCACGCGGAGCTAAATAACCCTTCGGAGAACTTTGTGCGGCACTTTGCCCGCCAAATTTATGGCGGCGTACTCACCGCTAAAGTCACGGATCAATTTAGCCAGCTTACCAAGAAGTCAGTTCAACATTATATTAATGACCTTATCACGGATCGCCTGAAAACTGCGCTCACCTCCGAGACGCCGGGTCCGGCCCCTACGGGTGATGGTGAACTGGTTGCGGAGATTAAAGACGCCAAGGTTGTGACTACAGCGGAGGAGCTTGAGGCGTTTTATATCATTAAGTCTATTCTCCGGCATAAAATTGATGGGGAGCGCATCGTTTACCGGGATGCCCAATCCTATTTCGCAGTGCTGCTGGATGATAATAATCGTAAGACAATTTGCAGATTATACCTATCCGGTAGTAAAAAACATATTGGTCTGATGGATGAGAATAAGAAAGAAACGAAGCATGAGATTCGGAAAATAGACGATATATACAAATTAGATGTTTCATTAACTAAAGCTATTGATCGGTTTGAGGCATCAGTGGGTCAGGCAGAGGTGTAA